A DNA window from Primulina tabacum isolate GXHZ01 chromosome 12, ASM2559414v2, whole genome shotgun sequence contains the following coding sequences:
- the LOC142521135 gene encoding putative pentatricopeptide repeat-containing protein At5g52630 isoform X1, whose product MVEPILDPPLQELLPLPRKEFSSTSRFPRNPLNNLSFEQNYRTICNHLLDFTRGKFLLKGQAFHAHVIKSGLQIVPLVCHHLINFYARLQLPHCSELLFNDAFFKSSTTWSSIVSCFVQNELPLDALEYFQGMLRDEKMYPDDHIFPCATKACAMLNDCNLGQSVHCLAVKLGYDVNVYVGSSVVDMYAKCARLGDARKMFDGMPDRNVVSWSGIIYGYAQMGEDDEALRLFKDALCGGGMNVNDFTFSSVIRVCGNSTLFELGKQMHGLCLKMNFDESCFVGSSLISMYSKSGVIEDAYRVFDEVFDRNLGMWNSMLIACAQHAHTRSVFELFKKMESVGTKPNFITFLCMLYACSHAGLLEEGKFYFSLMKDNGIEPGSQHYASMVDLLGRAGKLQEALELVNEMPMQPTESVWGALLTGCRIHRNIELAAYVADRVFALGPVSPGLHIMLSSAYAAAGRYQEAAKARKLLKDLGQKKETGLSWVEESNKIHTFAAGDRVHPQTVEIYKRLEELGEDMERAGYVADTSYVLREVGAVEKSQAIRYHSERLAIAFALIKFPPERPIRVMKNLRVCGDCHTAVKFMSKCTGRTIIVRDNNRFHRFSNGQCSCGDYW is encoded by the coding sequence ATGGtggaaccgattcttgatcctCCACTGCAAGAGCTGCTGCCATTGCCCCGCAAAGAATTCTCCAGCACTTCACGTTTTCCGCGAAACCCACTGAATAATCTCAGCTTTGAGCAGAACTATCGAACCATATGTAATCATTTGCTCGATTTCACGCGGGGGAAGTTTCTTCTCAAAGGCCAAGCTTTTCATGCCCATGTTATCAAATCCGGCCTTCAAATTGTTCCGCTGGTATGCCATCATTTGATCAATTTCTACGCTAGGCTTCAGCTCCCGCATTGTTCGGAATTGTTGTTCAATGACGCTTTTTTCAAATCATCTACCACCTGGAGTTCTATCGTATCATGTTTTGTTCAGAATGAACTCCCCTTGGATGCGCTTGAATATTTTCAGGGTATGCTTCGGGATGAGAAGATGTATCCGGATGATCATATATTTCCGTGTGCGACGAAAGCTTGCGCGATGTTAAATGATTGTAATTTGGGGCAATCGGTGCACTGTCTGGCTGTGAAATTAGGTTATGATGTGAATGTGTATGTGGGGAGCTCTGTGGTGGATATGTATGCGAAATGTGCGAGACTGGGAGATGCGAGGAAGATGTTCGACGGAATGCCTGACAGAAATGTGGTGTCGTGGAGTGGGATTATATATGGTTATGCACAAATGGGGGAGGATGACGAGGCTCTGAGGCTTTTCAAAGATGCTTTATGTGGAGGAGGTATGAATGTGAATGATTTTACTTTCTCTAGTGTGATTCGGGTTTGTGGGAATTCGACATTGTTTGAATTGGGAAAGCAGATGCATGGTTTGTGCTTGAAGATGAATTTTGACGAGTCGTGTTTTGTCGGGAGTTCTTTGATCTCTATGTACTCAAAGAGTGGTGTGATTGAGGATGCTTATAGAGTTTTTGATGAGGTTTTCGATAGAAATTTAGGGATGTGGAACTCAATGTTGATCGCATGTGCTCAGCACGCTCATACAAGGAGTGTGTTTGAGCTGTTTAAGAAAATGGAAAGTGTGGGGACGAAGCCAAATTTTATCACTTTTTTGTGTATGCTTTATGCTTGTAGCCATGCAGGTTTACTAGAGGAAGGAAAATTTTACTTTAGCTTGATGAAGGATAATGGAATCGAACCTGGAAGTCAGCATTATGCTTCAATGGTAGACTTACTTGGTCGAGCTGGAAAACTTCAAGAGGCTCTTGAATTAGTTAATGAAATGCCGATGCAACCAACAGAGTCTGTGTGGGGAGCTTTATTGACTGGCTGTCGAATCCATAGAAACATTGAGCTGGCTGCTTATGTGGCTGATAGAGTGTTTGCGCTTGGACCTGTGAGCCCAGGCTTACACATTATGTTGTCCAGTGCTTATGCAGCTGCTGGCAGATATCAAGAAGCTGCAAAAGCAAGAAAGTTGCTGAAAGATTTGGGGCAGAAAAAGGAAACGGGGCTGAGCTGGGTAGAGGAAAGTAACAAGATTCACACGTTTGCTGCAGGGGATAGGGTTCATCCACAAACGGTGGAGATTTATAAAAGGCTTGAGGAGTTGGGGGAGGACATGGAGCGCGCTGGTTATGTTGCAGACACTAGTTATGTATTGCGAGAAGTTGGTGCTGTAGAGAAGAGCCAAGCGATTAGGTATCACAGCGAGAGATTAGCCATTGCATTTGCGCTCATTAAGTTTCCGCCCGAACGACCAATTAGAGTCATGAAAAACTTGCGTGTGTGCGGTGATTGTCATACTGCAGTAAAGTTTATGTCCAAATGCACCGGAAGGACTATTATTGTTAGAGACAACAATCGTTTCCATAGATTCTCAAATGGGCAATGTTCCTGTGGTGATTACTGGTGA
- the LOC142521135 gene encoding putative pentatricopeptide repeat-containing protein At5g52630 isoform X2 produces the protein MVEPILDPPLQELLPLPRKEFSSTSRFPRNPLNNLSFEQNYRTICNHLLDFTRGKFLLKGQAFHAHVIKSGLQIVPLNELPLDALEYFQGMLRDEKMYPDDHIFPCATKACAMLNDCNLGQSVHCLAVKLGYDVNVYVGSSVVDMYAKCARLGDARKMFDGMPDRNVVSWSGIIYGYAQMGEDDEALRLFKDALCGGGMNVNDFTFSSVIRVCGNSTLFELGKQMHGLCLKMNFDESCFVGSSLISMYSKSGVIEDAYRVFDEVFDRNLGMWNSMLIACAQHAHTRSVFELFKKMESVGTKPNFITFLCMLYACSHAGLLEEGKFYFSLMKDNGIEPGSQHYASMVDLLGRAGKLQEALELVNEMPMQPTESVWGALLTGCRIHRNIELAAYVADRVFALGPVSPGLHIMLSSAYAAAGRYQEAAKARKLLKDLGQKKETGLSWVEESNKIHTFAAGDRVHPQTVEIYKRLEELGEDMERAGYVADTSYVLREVGAVEKSQAIRYHSERLAIAFALIKFPPERPIRVMKNLRVCGDCHTAVKFMSKCTGRTIIVRDNNRFHRFSNGQCSCGDYW, from the exons ATGGtggaaccgattcttgatcctCCACTGCAAGAGCTGCTGCCATTGCCCCGCAAAGAATTCTCCAGCACTTCACGTTTTCCGCGAAACCCACTGAATAATCTCAGCTTTGAGCAGAACTATCGAACCATATGTAATCATTTGCTCGATTTCACGCGGGGGAAGTTTCTTCTCAAAGGCCAAGCTTTTCATGCCCATGTTATCAAATCCGGCCTTCAAATTGTTCCGCTG AATGAACTCCCCTTGGATGCGCTTGAATATTTTCAGGGTATGCTTCGGGATGAGAAGATGTATCCGGATGATCATATATTTCCGTGTGCGACGAAAGCTTGCGCGATGTTAAATGATTGTAATTTGGGGCAATCGGTGCACTGTCTGGCTGTGAAATTAGGTTATGATGTGAATGTGTATGTGGGGAGCTCTGTGGTGGATATGTATGCGAAATGTGCGAGACTGGGAGATGCGAGGAAGATGTTCGACGGAATGCCTGACAGAAATGTGGTGTCGTGGAGTGGGATTATATATGGTTATGCACAAATGGGGGAGGATGACGAGGCTCTGAGGCTTTTCAAAGATGCTTTATGTGGAGGAGGTATGAATGTGAATGATTTTACTTTCTCTAGTGTGATTCGGGTTTGTGGGAATTCGACATTGTTTGAATTGGGAAAGCAGATGCATGGTTTGTGCTTGAAGATGAATTTTGACGAGTCGTGTTTTGTCGGGAGTTCTTTGATCTCTATGTACTCAAAGAGTGGTGTGATTGAGGATGCTTATAGAGTTTTTGATGAGGTTTTCGATAGAAATTTAGGGATGTGGAACTCAATGTTGATCGCATGTGCTCAGCACGCTCATACAAGGAGTGTGTTTGAGCTGTTTAAGAAAATGGAAAGTGTGGGGACGAAGCCAAATTTTATCACTTTTTTGTGTATGCTTTATGCTTGTAGCCATGCAGGTTTACTAGAGGAAGGAAAATTTTACTTTAGCTTGATGAAGGATAATGGAATCGAACCTGGAAGTCAGCATTATGCTTCAATGGTAGACTTACTTGGTCGAGCTGGAAAACTTCAAGAGGCTCTTGAATTAGTTAATGAAATGCCGATGCAACCAACAGAGTCTGTGTGGGGAGCTTTATTGACTGGCTGTCGAATCCATAGAAACATTGAGCTGGCTGCTTATGTGGCTGATAGAGTGTTTGCGCTTGGACCTGTGAGCCCAGGCTTACACATTATGTTGTCCAGTGCTTATGCAGCTGCTGGCAGATATCAAGAAGCTGCAAAAGCAAGAAAGTTGCTGAAAGATTTGGGGCAGAAAAAGGAAACGGGGCTGAGCTGGGTAGAGGAAAGTAACAAGATTCACACGTTTGCTGCAGGGGATAGGGTTCATCCACAAACGGTGGAGATTTATAAAAGGCTTGAGGAGTTGGGGGAGGACATGGAGCGCGCTGGTTATGTTGCAGACACTAGTTATGTATTGCGAGAAGTTGGTGCTGTAGAGAAGAGCCAAGCGATTAGGTATCACAGCGAGAGATTAGCCATTGCATTTGCGCTCATTAAGTTTCCGCCCGAACGACCAATTAGAGTCATGAAAAACTTGCGTGTGTGCGGTGATTGTCATACTGCAGTAAAGTTTATGTCCAAATGCACCGGAAGGACTATTATTGTTAGAGACAACAATCGTTTCCATAGATTCTCAAATGGGCAATGTTCCTGTGGTGATTACTGGTGA
- the LOC142520458 gene encoding protein FREE1-like — MQHGDYNSAAPYYNNQQQYYPQNNTPNPNPNPIDSIHHPLPSYASAPPFSTSSYNPLPPSSADYSASYGHSSSSYPQFSQNPDPVPTAPSYQQTQPSYSFPQFEAHGAYQPPSPAQSSAYYQSYDQPPTPNYASNTNHSPSQVSPNSNHPSVQPSSQYSLLNSALYEPSYDNTAKHDGYLDGNFGRSRPVLGSELYGKLADSGYSAYGNDGVYGSNEGVYAYKGSREPYGARGTAPKSSTWSSFDDFGRPLGRSSSLGKEHPENSGLKVVRAVPKADAQQDAKSGVQKFRVKLLAESVGQSTMDVLCQISLDGIRMLDPSNNRILRIYLLDSITRCEALDSSTFAFWSKSSVDIEPRRIRLQSNSYTTNTILDTVTAAVVQFKEMNGRSQTSDSPKVAMQSTEKKKGLGEWMNLIKPVNEEKDHWVPDEAATKCTACGTDFNAFVRKHHCRNCGDIFCDKCTHGRTALTAEENAPIVRVCDRCLAEVSHRLSNAKETASRSTVIRSHDDLAKKLQEEMERSCKVSSVSKSEVSGRRMKEVACPTCTVHLQVQVPSSGSETIECGVCQHPFLVSGN; from the exons ATGCAGCACGGCGACTATAATTCCGCTGCCCCTTATTACAACAACCAACAGCAGTACTACCCACAAAACAATACTccgaacccgaacccgaacccgATTGATTCTATCCACCACCCGCTGCCGTCGTACGCATCCGCGCCACCGTTCTCGACTAGCAGCTACAATCCTCTTCCGCCTTCCTCTGCGGACTACTCAGCCTCTTACGGCCACAGCTCCTCTTCATATCCTCAATTTTCTCAAAATCCCGATCCTGTCCCCACCGCTCCATCGTATCAACAAACTCAGCCCTCTTATTCGTTCCCCCAATTTGAAGCACACGGGGCCTATCAACCTCCCTCCCCAGCTCAATCATCGGCGTATTATCAATCTTATGATCAGCCGCCGACGCCAAATTATGCTTCAAACACTAACCATAGCCCCAGCCAGGTTTCGCCCAATTCAAATCATCCTTCTGTTCAACCCTCTTCTCAATACTCTCTGTTAAATTCCGCACTGTATGAACCATCGTATGATAACACTGCCAAACACGATGGCTATCTTGATGGGAATTTCGGTAGGAGCAGGCCAGTTTTGGGATCAGAATTATATGGAAAACTAGCGGACAGTGGATATAGCGCGTATGGAAATGACGGTGTCTACGGGAGTAACGAGGGAGTTTACGCATACAAAGGGAGTAGAGAGCCTTATGGAGCTCGGGGAACAGCTCCAAAGTCATCAACTTGGTCTAGTTTTGATGATTTCGGAAGGCCCCTTGGGCGTTCTTCTTCTTTGGGGAAGGAGCATCCTGAGAATTCTGGTTTGAAGGTTGTGAGAGCAGTGCCGAAGGCCGATGCACAACAGGATGCTAAAAGTGGAGTTCAAAAGTTCAGAGTGAAGCTGTTGGCGGAAAGTGTTGGCCAGAGCACGATGGATGTACTTTGCCAG ATTAGCCTGGATGGAATCCGTATGCTGGATCCAAGTAACAATCGTATACTGCGAATATATCTTCTCGACTCAATAACCAGATGCGAA GCTTTGGATTCATCGACATTTGCCTTCTGGTCAAAAAGCTCCGTGGACATTGAACCGAGGCGTATCAGATTGCAGTCTAATAGTTATACCACCAACACAATTTTGGACACAGTTACTGCTGCAGTCGTACAG TTTAAGGAGATGAATGGAAGAAGCCAGACTTCTGACTCTCCCAAGGTTGCTATGCAATCAACAGAGAAAAAGAAAGGTTTAGGGGAATGGATGAATTTGATAAAGCCTGTCAATGAAGAAAAAGATCACTGG GTTCCTGACGAAGCAGCAACAAAATGCACAGCTTGTGGGACCGATTTCAATGCTTTTGTGCGGAAG CACCATTGCCGAAACTGTGGAGATATTTTCTGTGACAAGTGCACTCATGGTAGAACTGCTCTTACTGCTGAGGAGAATGCTCCAATAGTTAGAGTTTGTGATCGATGCTTG GCTGAAGTTTCTCATAGGTTGAGTAATGCGAAGGAAACTGCTAGCAGATCTACTGTTATTCGAAGTCACGACGATCTCGCAAAGAAACTTCAG GAGGAGATGGAGAGAAGCTGCAAGGTGTCATCAG TCTCCAAGTCAGAGGTTTCAGGCAGACGGATGAAAGAGGTTGCTTGCCCTACTTGTACAGTCCATTTGCAG GTTCAAGTTCCCAGCTCAGGCTCAGAAACCATAGAGTGCGGAGTCTGCCAGCATCCTTTCTTGGTCAGTGGCAACTGA